One Nitrospira sp. DNA window includes the following coding sequences:
- a CDS encoding Beta-galactosidase produces MTQEQFQQFWAQLQAPLKAKWEKITDADVGEIQGNLTTFTDILQKRYGELHKDEVSVWADRRHAHWSGNYIGYKDPQPAS; encoded by the coding sequence ATGACACAAGAACAGTTCCAACAGTTTTGGGCGCAGCTTCAGGCTCCCCTGAAGGCAAAATGGGAGAAAATCACCGATGCCGATGTGGGAGAGATCCAAGGCAATCTGACGACCTTCACCGACATTCTCCAGAAACGTTATGGGGAATTGCACAAGGATGAAGTCAGTGTCTGGGCCGACCGCCGGCATGCCCATTGGAGCGGAAACTATATCGGGTACAAAGACCCTCAGCCGGCGTCCTGA